Part of the Paenibacillus aurantius genome, CTCTCGGCATGCTGAACACCTTGTGGTCGCTCATGATTCCCGGCTTAATCAGCGCATTCAATGTCATCATCATGAAGACCTTCTTCCAGGGCATCCCGGACGAATTGCGCGAAGCGGCGATCGTGGACGGCTGCGGCAACATCCGCTTTCTGCTCCGGATCGTACTTCCCCTGTCGGGAGCCTCGATGGCGACCATCGGCTTGTTCTATGCGGTGGGCCATTGGAATTCTTTCTTCAATGCGGTGCTCTTCATCAACAATCCGGATTATTATCCGCTTCAGGTGAAGTTAAGAAACATTCTGCTACTCGCGCAGATGGATACTTCTCTCGAAACGCTGCAGCAGCAAAATCAGCTGCATGTGATTGAAGAGTCCCTAAAATCGGCAACCGTTGTCTTTGCCACCCTGCCGATTCTGATTGTCTATCCTTTCCTGCAAAAGCATTTTGTCAAGGGAGCCATGCTTGGCTCCATCAAAGGCTGATCCATATCTTGTAGGTGGAAGAAGGGGGAACCGAAGTGAAAAAAGGTCTATTGCTTGGCTTGACCCTCACCCTGGTTACGACCGTATTTGCAGGCTGCTCGAAGAACGGAGATGCCGGCAGCGCCAGCACGCCCGCACCCGGCTCATCGGCCTCGGCCACGAAGACTCCGGGAAAGCCGCAGAAGGTTAGAGTATCCGTGTGGGACCGCTCGAACTCGCCGGACGGCACGAAGATTACAGACAGTGTCATCGTCAAGTGGATTCAGGAGAACGCTTTGAAGGAAGATAACCTGGAGGTGGAGTACGTTCCGCTTCCAAGATCTCAAGAAACCGAGAAGCTGAACGTTTGGATGGCTTCGGGAGAGGCACCAGACATTATCATTACGTATAACGCTGATCTGGTCTTCCAGTACGCCGAGCAGGGAGGAGTCTGGCAGCTTGACGAGCTGCTGGACAAATACGGGGCGGACATCAATAAGCTGATCAAGCCGGCCTTAGACACGGCGGGAACGTATAAAGGCAAGCGCTACGCCATTCCGGCCTTCCGGATGAGCCAAGCGGCCGGACCCTCGATGAAGATCCGCCAGGACTGGCTCGATAAGCTCGGTCTGAAAGCCCCGACGACGCTCGACGAGCTCTATACCGTGCTGAAGGCGTTCAAGGAGAAGGATCCGGGCGGAGTAGGCAAAGAGAACGTCGTGCCGTGGGCCATCCCGGCCATTAACCAGTCGGCCAAAGGGTTCTTCTTCGGACCGATGTGGGGAGCGGGGGTTAACAGCGAAGGGCCGGGGATCGATCTGTATATGCCGACCGGCAACCTGGTGAGCGGACAGTTCCATTCCTCCATCGACACCCAGCAGGGCAAAGAATTCTTTGCTTTCATGAACAAGCTCTACAAAGAGGGACTGATCTCCAAGGAGTTCGTCACCGACGTCAACTCCCAGAAATATACCCAGCAGTATACGTCGGGCCAAGCCGGCTTTGTGGATTCGAACGACGATCCCTGGAGCTTGACCGTGAACACCAGAAAAACGGTTCCGACCGCCAAGTGGGTCACCGTCATGCCGTTCAAACGGAGCGACGGCAGCCAGTACATGCAGAAAGCGAGCTCCTACGGCTTGTTCAACATGGTCCCCAAAACGACCAAAAATCCGGAAGCCGCTGTTAAGTTCCTGAACTTCCTCGCCAAGCATATCAACGTCGTACAGAGCGGGATTGAAGGAACCCATTACAAAGTTGAGAACGGGCTTCGTCTGCCGATCGATCCGGATAAGAACGCTAAGGAAATCGGCTGGTACCTCGGCGACTTGAACCTTCTGACGCAGGGTTATATGGGGCCTCCAACCAAAGAGCAGCTTCTAAAAATGAATACAAACCCGGAATATGCGGAGCTCCTCACTCCTTTCTATGAGCAGTTCGAGAAGTACGGGAAAGAAGCGCCGTTTATCGACAGCCCTCGTCCGGTCGCCCAGAAAAACATCGTAAACTTGACGAAATACGGGTACGAGGCGCTCTCCAAAGCCATTATCGCTTCCGATTTCGAGAAGGAATGGACCAATACGCTGGATGGCTGGGTGAAGCTGGGCGGTAGAGATTACGATAAGGAAATTTCCGAGAAGCTGGCGGAAATGAAGAAGAAATAAGCATAAGGAAGAGGACCTTCACCCAACGGGTGAAGGTCCTTTCTTCTTGCACGGGAACTTTGTCTGGGACTTGACGCCAGACCACTATCTTGAACAGAAAACAGGCTTGGTAGAAAACGTCTAAACTTTCCTTCAGCTGTCTTGATACATGCAGTAACCTAATCTGTGCTGCCCCGAGAGGGGCCAAAGGGAAACGATGGCTTATACATAAGACGAGTGCTATAATTCTCTACAATTCCAAAGAGAGGGGACCACGCATGAACCAAAGACCGTCAGAAGAAGAATACGCTGGGGACTTCGGCTATTATATTCGGTTGGTGCCGGAAGGCAACATCATCGACATTCTACTCGCCCAGGAAAAGCAAATGACCGAGCTGCTGGCATCGTTGACCGAAAGCCAAGGCGCGTATCGGTATGCGGAAGGAAAATGGATGCTGAAAGAAGTCGTTGGCCACATCGCGGACGGGGAACGCGTCATGACCTACCGCCTGCTCCGGTTCGCGAGAGGGGACCAGACGCCTCTGCCCGGTTTTGACCAGGAATTGTTCATCTCTCCTTTTGAAAACTGGACAATGCCCCAATTGGCTGAAGACTACCGGGCCGTACGGCAATCGACGATCGCGCTGCTGCGCGGGTTGCCGGAGGAGGCGTGGTCCCGCAAGGGCACAGCCAACAACGTAAGCATTACGGCGCGCGCCATCGCGTATGGCATTGCGGGACACGAACTTCATCACATGGGTGTCATCCGTAATCGGTACTTGAGTTAGTCGTCCGGAAGATCGGCGGAAGCTGCTCGGCAACGCGTCTTCCTTTCTTTATGGAAGGCCAGTTGATTACTAGTCAAGCAGGGGACGAAGCGAATTTTGCCAGGTCATTAGGGTCTTAGGGATGGGCAAATGATAAGCGCCAGAACGGCCATTTAAATCAAGCGAATTGACAAGAAGACCATGCCGCGGCATGGTCTACTTTTGATTTCAGCATACCTTTACGTAACTGATCTTCATGTGATCATCTGAACTGGCAATTGAGGATAGGCGGCTTTTATGCTGGCTGATCAAAACATTGCGTTGGCTTGTTTATGGTGGTACAGATACAAGACTTGGATCAGAAACCTGGATACCTGATCTACTGAAAGATGTAGAGCCTCTATACCAGGAAATTGTATAGCTGCTGGCAGCAACGGCAGTCTTTGTTCGACTACCCGGCAGTTTCGCGCAATATTGTTGTTTTCAAATATTTTGCTTGACCCTTACGTAACGTGATGGTTTATAGTGAACGTAACAGCAGGACAAAACACAGGACAACGGCCAAAAAATAGAACAAAATAAATTCGAAATCGAAGGAGAACCGAACTTGAGAAAACTCGTATTGTTCATGCATGTGTCGCTGGATGGGTATGCGTCAGATTCAATGGGAAGACTCGATTGGATTCCGTACAACGAGGAATTAGAAAAATACGCTGAGGAGGTCGTAGCCGAAGTCGGCTCTCCCGTTTACGGACGTACGACGTATCAGATGATGGAGAACTACTGGCCCAAGGTGCTGGATGACCCGAATTCGTCGAGGCACGATATGGAGCATGCCAAATGGCTGCAGGATGTTAAGAAGATCGTTATTTCCGGTACGATGGACAAGGCGGAATGGAACAATACGATGCTGATCAAGGACAAAATTGCAGAGGAAATCAAGGCGCTCAAGGAGCAGCCTGGCAAAAATCTCGTTATCTTCGGCAGCCCGGGGGCTGCGAAGACGCTGCTTGAGCTCGGCCTGATCGACGAATTCCTGCTGACGATTTGTCCGGTCGTCCTGGGGAGAGGGAAATCGGTATTCGACGGGGGCTTCGAGAAATTCAGGCTAAAGCTGCTGTCCAGCCGTACGCTCGATTCGGGTATTATTGCGACCCGTTATGAGTTGGAGAAATAGTCGCCCTTTACAAGGAGTTTCGCTCTAACGGGGAACGATACTATAATTAAACAGCCTGCCGGCGTGATTCCGGCAGGCTGTTCCGCTTATTTATATCTATTAATACCATTTTGTCCTATTTGGAAATGGTGTACGATAGGTTGAACAAACTCCATCAAGGAGAGTGTGAACCTAATGATATATGGCAGTACAAAATGTGCTCTTGATTATGCCCAACGGGGTGCAATTCATGAGTGGATTCAGTTATTTCTTAGAAACGACGGAAAAAATGTTGCATTGGCAGACGGATTATTGGCGAAGAAGAGGCATTATATCGGCCCTGTCGTAACCGATATATCGGAGTTTGGAATTGAGGAAGGAGTTCCTTCGTATTTAACTTAAGAAAATGATATAGCATGGTTTTTCCATGTCGTCGATAAAATGAATAACGCATATGGTGATTGGGATTTTCCGCCGTACCGATTTTGAGGAAGATTATCGTTATATGGCAGAGCATATTTCATCTAGGGAAATAAGAAATACAATATTAAAAGGGAGAATTCCTGTGAAGCAATTAACATTCCATGAGTTACAGAGCTACCTAGCACTAAAATACAAAGAAGGACGTACTTCATCTGCTTTGTTTATGAAACTAGTAGAAGAAATTGGTGAGGTAGCAGAGATACTAAACCAGTTAGAAGGTCAAAAGGAAACTTCAGGGGATGCTTCTTTAGAAAAAGAGTTAGTTGATGTTATACATTACGCAGTGGCCATTGCGAGCATAAATCATATTGATTTAACTAAGGCCATTATCAAAAAGGATAAGCAAGCTTCAATTAAATATAATCAATCTCCAAATTTAGAAGAATTTTTAGAAGTAAATAACAAGGAACAGACATTAAAATAAAAATAACAATATTTCTCTACTCAACCAACCGGGGAACGATCGTTCCTATGCGCGTGGCATATCGCATAAATAAACATACATAAATTCTCCTTTGGATATGGTAATATATAACAAAAGGGGAGTGCTGATCATGGATATGCAGGAGTTCGTTTTAAAGGAACCGGTCAATAAAAAAGAGAAGCGAACTAAGCAATATAGGGATAACCGAGTTGCCATGATTCTTCAAGGAATCGGAGTTCTGAACATTATTTGTGGTATATTGATTGGATTAAGTATGGGGAATGGATTCTTGGTTGCTTATCTGTTTGGTGGTATTGTAACTGGAGTTTTGTTCATTGGATTTGGAGAAGTAATCAAGTTGCTCCATGAAATAAATGAGAGACAAAAAGTGAGTATGAAAGCATGAGCCTATTTATGAAGTAGGCTTATTGTATGGCGTGATGGGGACTTATCTTGTCCCATCTAGATGTAATATGGTTGCCGCAGCTGACAAAGGGGAACGAAACATTGAAAAAGTACATACTCTTTGATCATGATGGTGTTCTGGTTGATACTGAGTTCTGGTATTACAAAGCGGGAGAACGCGCTCTGGCTGACATTGGATTTACCTTGGATAAAGATCAATACCTCATCGACATGACCCAGTCATTGGGCACTTGGTCCCAAGCTAGGGTGGCAGGTATTGATGAACAGACCATCAGCAAGCAGCGTGAGGTCCGCAACGTCTATTATCAGGAATATCTACGAACAGAAGCCATAGAGATTGAAGGCGTAGTGGAAACACTAGCCGAACTGTCAAAGTACGTCCGCATGAGCATCGTGACGACTGCAAAACGTGCTGATTTTCAACTTATTCATGAAAAGCGCCAGATTAGACAATTCATGGAATTCGTTCTTGTTCGCGAAGACTACGAGCGCACGAAGCCGCACCCGGAACCATACTTGACCGGCCTAAAGCGCTTCGGAGCTGCCAAAGAAGAAACCTTGGTTGTAGAGGATTCAAATAGAGGCTTGAACTCAGCCGTGGCGGCTGGTATCGACTGTGCTATTGTCCATAACGACTTCACCAAAACACATGACTTCTCGCAGGCTAGTTATCGAATCAAGACTCTGATGGAACTAAAGGACATTATCCTAAGCAGCCACCCGACCTGAAGCTCTTCATGTTCGTAATCTTGTTTCGAGTTTTGCTCAATGGATGCATGAGTAGTGCTGAAATGGTTGACGATGGACAGGCACCTAAGAGAGTGAGATTCAGTTTGTAACAGATCGCTTCGATGAATGGATAAGGAGTTAAGTGACTACGCTAACGGACGACATAGTTGAAACAGCGACAGTCCAGGACATTATTTTCTCGTCCTTGGCTGTCGCTGTTTCCATTTCTTAAGGTAGTCTCAATCCACCATTTTGATCGGACACCTAGAACGAAATAACGGACTCGTACATCGATTTGTCCGAGGCTTGGATCAGCTTCAGAAGCAGCTCCTTAGCGGCTTCATAATCATCCGTATGGATCATGGAGGCGGAGGTATGAATATAGCGGGCGCATACGCCGAGGACGGCCGTCGGTACGCCGCGCCCGTACAGGTGAATTTTGCCGCCGTCGGTCGCTCCCGGGGAAATGTAGAGCTGGTAAGGGATCCGGTGGGTTTCGGCCGTATCCAGAATAAACTCCGTCAAGGTGCGGTTAGGAATGATGGCGCTGTCCAGAATGCGGACGACGGCGCCTTGTCCGAGGCGGCCGAACGCGTTCGGATCCCCTCCGGCATCTCCCGCCGGCCCGGCCTCCAGCGTATAGCACAGATCCGGCTCGATCAGGGCGGCCGCCGTCTGTGCACCGCGCATGCCGACCTCCTCCTGGACGGTCGCTCCCGCATACAAGGTGTTAGGAAGCGAAACGTCCTTCAGCTCCCGGAGCAGCTCAATCGCAAGGCCGACCCCGAACCGGTTGTCCCAAGCCTTGGCCAAAATTTTCTTCTCATTGGCAAGGGGCGTGAACTCGCTGACGGGCACGATGGGAAGACCTGGACGGACCCCCAGGGCCTGGGCATGCTGACGGTTGTCCGCTCCAATATCGAGATACATGGAGGGGATGTCGACCGGCTTGCTTCTCTGCGCTTCGTCGAGTAGGTGGCGGGGAGTCGAGGAAATCACCCCCAGAACGGGCCCCTGCGGCGTCAAGATCGTCATACGCTGAGCGAGCAGCACTTGATTCCACCAGCCGCCAAGCGCCTGGAAACGAACCATTCCATTGTCCAGAATGGTGGTGACCAGGAACCCGACTTCGTCCATATGGCCGCCGGCCATGATGCGCGGACCGGCCGGATCTCCGCGGAGAACCCCGAACAAGCTTCCCAGTCTGTCCTCTACAATCTCCCCGGTATGTTTCTTGATTTCCCCGAGCAAGAAGCGTCTCACTTCGTGCTCAAAGCCCGGAGCCCCCGGAAGCTCCGTCAACGTTCTGAACATGTCTCTCGTCGTCTGATCCATCCCTAATCCCTCCCGGTAACGGTACTCTTTTCCAACTTATCCGCCGTCTTGGGGGCTGTCAATCCTGCCTATCCAAAAAGGCAAGATTCCTAATAAAACAGCAAGATCGCATGATGTGAAACGCTTACATCGCTCTTTATACTGAGGGTGACGATAAACCGAACACAGGAGATGATTCCTCTGAACAGTTCCATGGTGGAAGCGGTACAGGACCTTGTTAAGCTGCAG contains:
- a CDS encoding M42 family metallopeptidase, which codes for MDQTTRDMFRTLTELPGAPGFEHEVRRFLLGEIKKHTGEIVEDRLGSLFGVLRGDPAGPRIMAGGHMDEVGFLVTTILDNGMVRFQALGGWWNQVLLAQRMTILTPQGPVLGVISSTPRHLLDEAQRSKPVDIPSMYLDIGADNRQHAQALGVRPGLPIVPVSEFTPLANEKKILAKAWDNRFGVGLAIELLRELKDVSLPNTLYAGATVQEEVGMRGAQTAAALIEPDLCYTLEAGPAGDAGGDPNAFGRLGQGAVVRILDSAIIPNRTLTEFILDTAETHRIPYQLYISPGATDGGKIHLYGRGVPTAVLGVCARYIHTSASMIHTDDYEAAKELLLKLIQASDKSMYESVISF
- a CDS encoding HAD family hydrolase, which produces MKKYILFDHDGVLVDTEFWYYKAGERALADIGFTLDKDQYLIDMTQSLGTWSQARVAGIDEQTISKQREVRNVYYQEYLRTEAIEIEGVVETLAELSKYVRMSIVTTAKRADFQLIHEKRQIRQFMEFVLVREDYERTKPHPEPYLTGLKRFGAAKEETLVVEDSNRGLNSAVAAGIDCAIVHNDFTKTHDFSQASYRIKTLMELKDIILSSHPT
- a CDS encoding DinB family protein, with protein sequence MNQRPSEEEYAGDFGYYIRLVPEGNIIDILLAQEKQMTELLASLTESQGAYRYAEGKWMLKEVVGHIADGERVMTYRLLRFARGDQTPLPGFDQELFISPFENWTMPQLAEDYRAVRQSTIALLRGLPEEAWSRKGTANNVSITARAIAYGIAGHELHHMGVIRNRYLS
- a CDS encoding carbohydrate ABC transporter permease, with the protein product MQAAAKGRAKRLSPKRTTGDILFNILNYSLITLITFTCLFPFLNAVANAFSSNRAIQTGLVTIFPIEWQWDAMKTVLGDKQVIRSLGVTVYITVIGTALNMIFTILTAYPLSRRDLKGRTLFMNYMIITMLFGGGLIPFFLLVKALGMLNTLWSLMIPGLISAFNVIIMKTFFQGIPDELREAAIVDGCGNIRFLLRIVLPLSGASMATIGLFYAVGHWNSFFNAVLFINNPDYYPLQVKLRNILLLAQMDTSLETLQQQNQLHVIEESLKSATVVFATLPILIVYPFLQKHFVKGAMLGSIKG
- a CDS encoding extracellular solute-binding protein gives rise to the protein MKKGLLLGLTLTLVTTVFAGCSKNGDAGSASTPAPGSSASATKTPGKPQKVRVSVWDRSNSPDGTKITDSVIVKWIQENALKEDNLEVEYVPLPRSQETEKLNVWMASGEAPDIIITYNADLVFQYAEQGGVWQLDELLDKYGADINKLIKPALDTAGTYKGKRYAIPAFRMSQAAGPSMKIRQDWLDKLGLKAPTTLDELYTVLKAFKEKDPGGVGKENVVPWAIPAINQSAKGFFFGPMWGAGVNSEGPGIDLYMPTGNLVSGQFHSSIDTQQGKEFFAFMNKLYKEGLISKEFVTDVNSQKYTQQYTSGQAGFVDSNDDPWSLTVNTRKTVPTAKWVTVMPFKRSDGSQYMQKASSYGLFNMVPKTTKNPEAAVKFLNFLAKHINVVQSGIEGTHYKVENGLRLPIDPDKNAKEIGWYLGDLNLLTQGYMGPPTKEQLLKMNTNPEYAELLTPFYEQFEKYGKEAPFIDSPRPVAQKNIVNLTKYGYEALSKAIIASDFEKEWTNTLDGWVKLGGRDYDKEISEKLAEMKKK
- a CDS encoding MazG nucleotide pyrophosphohydrolase domain-containing protein; amino-acid sequence: MVIGIFRRTDFEEDYRYMAEHISSREIRNTILKGRIPVKQLTFHELQSYLALKYKEGRTSSALFMKLVEEIGEVAEILNQLEGQKETSGDASLEKELVDVIHYAVAIASINHIDLTKAIIKKDKQASIKYNQSPNLEEFLEVNNKEQTLK
- a CDS encoding dihydrofolate reductase family protein, which encodes MRKLVLFMHVSLDGYASDSMGRLDWIPYNEELEKYAEEVVAEVGSPVYGRTTYQMMENYWPKVLDDPNSSRHDMEHAKWLQDVKKIVISGTMDKAEWNNTMLIKDKIAEEIKALKEQPGKNLVIFGSPGAAKTLLELGLIDEFLLTICPVVLGRGKSVFDGGFEKFRLKLLSSRTLDSGIIATRYELEK